A single window of Polaribacter sp. SA4-10 DNA harbors:
- a CDS encoding MBOAT family protein: MSYTIDVYRKEITSTKDPFVFFTYIAFFPQLLAGPIERAKDLIPQFEKIHSFELQEAKKAVLRILWGAFKKIVIANRLAFYVNEGYANPDQLTGLTTILVIVFFVIQLYCDFSGYCDIAIGSARLLGFKLSENFTRPLLAKNIKTLYQRWHITIHKWFRDYVYFQLKLPKTAPRKASRKVLNVLIVFGLAGLWHGSGWNFLLWGIINGLLIILYDPVIDKALETGNLLLISATRILAHTAVGLSLIFFRSKNLDQAKAIFQGLSRWEFSMWNIEELANQIQIGLNKNEIMFGLLFILIVFIVEYHQEYHKERIHSFYTGHGLKRWTISLALSLSILFFGFHSGRKGAETSKANKNKQEEFIYEEF; the protein is encoded by the coding sequence ATGAGTTACACTATTGACGTTTATAGAAAAGAAATAACTTCAACTAAAGACCCCTTTGTCTTCTTTACCTATATCGCATTTTTCCCTCAGTTGCTGGCAGGACCAATTGAGCGAGCTAAAGATTTAATTCCACAATTTGAAAAAATTCACTCCTTTGAGCTTCAAGAAGCAAAAAAAGCAGTTTTACGGATATTATGGGGGGCTTTTAAAAAAATTGTAATTGCAAATAGGTTGGCTTTTTATGTAAATGAAGGCTATGCAAACCCTGACCAGTTGACAGGTTTAACCACCATATTGGTTATTGTCTTTTTTGTGATTCAATTGTATTGTGATTTCTCTGGTTACTGCGATATCGCAATTGGTAGTGCTCGCTTATTAGGTTTTAAACTAAGTGAAAACTTTACGCGCCCTTTGTTAGCAAAAAATATTAAAACACTTTATCAACGTTGGCACATTACAATTCATAAATGGTTTCGTGATTATGTGTATTTTCAACTCAAACTCCCAAAAACAGCACCAAGAAAGGCATCAAGAAAGGTGCTGAATGTTCTTATTGTTTTTGGTTTGGCAGGTCTTTGGCATGGCTCTGGATGGAATTTTCTTCTTTGGGGTATAATAAATGGTCTCTTAATTATACTTTATGACCCAGTTATTGATAAAGCTTTAGAAACAGGAAATTTACTATTGATTTCTGCAACACGTATTTTGGCTCATACGGCCGTTGGTCTATCGCTCATTTTTTTTAGAAGTAAAAACTTAGATCAAGCCAAAGCTATATTCCAGGGGCTATCGCGTTGGGAATTCTCAATGTGGAATATCGAAGAGCTCGCAAATCAAATTCAGATAGGTTTGAATAAAAATGAGATAATGTTTGGACTACTATTTATACTTATTGTTTTTATCGTTGAATACCATCAAGAATATCATAAAGAGCGAATTCATTCTTTTTATACTGGCCATGGATTAAAGAGGTGGACTATTAGCCTAGCCCTCTCCCTAAGTATCCTGTTTTTTGGTTTTCACAGTGGAAGAAAAGGTGCTGAAACCTCTAAAGCTAATAAAAACAAGCAAGAAGAATTTATTTATGAAGAATTTTAG
- a CDS encoding sugar porter family MFS transporter, producing MNNKTYTVFISFIVALGGFLFGFDAGIISGVMSFAGPEFDLSEIQSGWVVSAPSFAAMFAMLFSGRLSDLIGRKKTLIFVAFLYAISAVLSAMASSYEMLYIARIIGGIAFGAALVLAPIYIAEISTAENRGKLVSLQQLNIVFGFFAAFLSNYFFNKYNTSESTFLTDENVWRWMLGVEFIPAVCYFVFLFFIPKSPRWLYLKENFEEAKKVLNKIHGTERGGIEIAAIEKNIHADKNKSAIKIKDLLKPSLRFILVVGLIVGVLQQITGINAVYFYATSIFEQTGIGTDAAFSSGVLLSTISVIFTFVAIYLIDRMGRRPLLLFGTAGIAVSLLLCAYGFNQATYQLTSEKINQLEFSASQKLLPLADKVYENDIDFKNDVKAALGNKIYSKNDGAILEAATTINADLILIGILGFIACFAFSLGPVMWVLLSELYPLKYRGLAIGIIAFVNSLISSLVQLIFPWELSNLGNALTFFIFGIIALLGFFMLVKILPETKGKSLEELELELVKK from the coding sequence ATGAATAATAAGACGTACACTGTTTTTATAAGTTTTATAGTAGCATTAGGAGGGTTCCTTTTTGGTTTTGATGCCGGAATTATTTCTGGAGTCATGTCTTTTGCAGGGCCTGAATTTGATTTAAGTGAAATACAATCAGGCTGGGTGGTAAGTGCACCTTCATTTGCAGCGATGTTTGCGATGTTGTTTTCTGGAAGATTAAGTGATCTTATCGGAAGAAAAAAAACGCTCATTTTTGTTGCTTTTTTATATGCTATTTCTGCGGTTTTATCCGCCATGGCATCTTCTTATGAAATGCTGTATATCGCAAGAATTATTGGAGGTATCGCTTTTGGTGCAGCGTTGGTTTTAGCACCAATTTATATTGCAGAAATTTCTACAGCAGAAAATAGAGGGAAGTTAGTCTCTTTGCAACAACTGAATATCGTTTTTGGTTTTTTTGCGGCATTTTTAAGTAATTATTTTTTCAATAAATACAATACATCAGAAAGTACATTTTTAACGGACGAAAACGTTTGGAGATGGATGTTAGGGGTAGAGTTTATTCCTGCAGTATGTTATTTTGTCTTCTTGTTTTTTATTCCTAAAAGTCCACGTTGGTTGTATTTGAAAGAAAATTTTGAAGAAGCAAAAAAAGTTTTAAATAAGATTCATGGTACTGAAAGAGGAGGTATAGAAATTGCTGCTATCGAAAAAAATATACATGCTGATAAAAATAAATCTGCAATAAAAATTAAAGATTTATTAAAACCATCATTGCGTTTTATTTTAGTTGTTGGTCTAATTGTAGGAGTTTTGCAACAAATTACAGGTATTAACGCAGTGTATTTTTATGCAACTTCAATATTTGAGCAAACAGGAATAGGAACAGATGCTGCTTTTTCATCCGGCGTTTTATTAAGTACAATTTCAGTTATATTTACGTTTGTTGCCATTTATTTAATTGATAGAATGGGCAGAAGGCCTTTATTATTATTTGGTACAGCAGGTATTGCAGTTAGTTTATTGTTGTGTGCTTATGGTTTTAACCAAGCAACATATCAATTAACATCAGAAAAAATTAATCAATTAGAATTTTCTGCATCCCAGAAATTATTGCCTTTGGCAGATAAAGTGTATGAAAATGATATTGACTTTAAAAATGATGTAAAAGCGGCTTTAGGAAATAAAATATATAGTAAAAATGATGGCGCTATTCTGGAAGCAGCAACAACGATAAATGCGGATTTAATATTAATAGGTATTCTAGGTTTTATAGCTTGTTTTGCCTTTTCATTAGGTCCTGTAATGTGGGTGCTATTATCAGAATTATACCCATTAAAATATAGAGGTTTAGCAATTGGTATTATCGCTTTTGTAAACTCGTTAATAAGTTCTTTAGTGCAACTAATTTTTCCTTGGGAGTTATCTAATTTAGGAAATGCACTTACCTTTTTTATCTTTGGAATAATTGCTTTACTAGGATTCTTTATGCTGGTAAAAATATTACCAGAAACGAAAGGAAAATCATTAGAAGAGTTGGAATTGGAGTTGGTTAAAAAATAG
- a CDS encoding LexA family transcriptional regulator has translation MKIISKNIKHLRTLKKFSQEGLAEELKVTRSRIGSYEENRSSPTLEFLIDLSNYFKIPIDILLRNDLTKTKDISFIQVGDKRVLFPIIVDEHNENLIEVVSAKASAGYLLGYDDPEYIEQLEKIKLPFLPTGKHRAFPIKGDSMLPMKDGSYVVAEFVEDIKEVKNGTSYIIVTKNDGMTYKRVYDQIEEKGSLLLKPDNREYQSYEVPISEVLELWKFTCSINTQEYDEHELKLSSIIQMFNGLGVELEVLKKSLV, from the coding sequence ATGAAAATTATATCAAAAAACATTAAACACTTAAGAACATTAAAAAAATTTTCTCAAGAAGGTTTAGCAGAAGAATTAAAGGTGACTAGATCTCGTATTGGTTCTTATGAAGAGAATCGCTCTTCGCCAACATTAGAGTTTTTAATAGACTTATCCAATTACTTTAAAATACCCATTGATATTTTATTGAGAAATGATTTAACAAAAACCAAAGATATCTCATTCATACAAGTTGGAGATAAAAGAGTTTTATTCCCAATAATTGTAGATGAACATAATGAAAACTTAATAGAAGTGGTTTCTGCAAAAGCATCTGCAGGATATTTATTAGGGTATGATGATCCAGAATATATTGAACAATTAGAGAAAATTAAACTCCCTTTTTTACCTACAGGAAAACACAGAGCATTTCCCATAAAAGGAGATTCTATGTTACCAATGAAAGATGGTTCTTATGTAGTTGCAGAATTTGTAGAAGACATAAAAGAGGTTAAAAACGGAACTTCTTACATTATCGTTACTAAAAATGACGGAATGACCTATAAACGAGTATATGACCAAATTGAAGAAAAAGGAAGCTTACTCTTAAAGCCAGATAACAGAGAATATCAATCTTATGAAGTTCCAATTTCAGAAGTCTTAGAACTTTGGAAATTTACATGTAGCATAAATACACAAGAATATGATGAACATGAATTAAAACTGAGTAGCATAATACAAATGTTTAATGGGTTAGGAGTGGAGTTAGAGGTTTTGAAAAAGTCTTTGGTGTAA
- the dinB gene encoding DNA polymerase IV codes for MKKNILHLDLDTFFVSCERLIDSRLQKRPLLVGGTGDRGVVAACSYETRLFGVHSGMSMKVAKRLCPEAVTIRGNTSIYSKYSQIVTEIVKEKVPLFEKASIDEFYADLTGMDTFFGSYKYASELRQRIIKESGLPISFGLSGNKIVSKVATGEAKPNNQLLINEGFEKEFMAPLSIRKIPSVGEKTYQILRNLGIEKVKVIQEMPVEMLVSVLGLNGRTIWKRANGIDNPPLIPFHERKSISTERTFNKDTIDMKKLSQTIFAMAENLAYQLRKGDKLAAVIVIKIRYSDFNTYTKQVKIPYTSADHIIIPTVVALFKKLYQRRLLIRLVGVKITDIVSGSYQINLFDDSEQMLDLYNAMDAIRNKYGALSVTRAAAMGAKSIGRFSNPFNGEPPALLAHRKQ; via the coding sequence GTGAAGAAAAATATTTTACATCTAGATTTAGATACTTTTTTTGTGTCTTGTGAACGATTGATTGATAGCCGTTTACAAAAGAGACCGCTGCTGGTTGGTGGAACAGGAGATCGTGGTGTAGTTGCCGCTTGTAGCTATGAAACGAGACTTTTTGGGGTGCATTCTGGCATGTCTATGAAAGTTGCAAAACGTTTGTGTCCTGAAGCAGTAACCATAAGAGGAAACACAAGTATTTATTCAAAATATTCTCAGATTGTTACTGAAATAGTCAAAGAAAAAGTGCCTCTTTTTGAAAAAGCAAGCATTGATGAATTTTATGCTGATTTGACAGGAATGGATACTTTTTTTGGAAGCTATAAATATGCATCAGAATTAAGACAGCGAATTATAAAAGAAAGCGGACTTCCCATTTCTTTTGGATTGTCTGGCAATAAAATTGTTTCAAAAGTTGCTACTGGTGAAGCAAAACCAAATAATCAATTATTAATTAATGAAGGGTTTGAAAAAGAATTTATGGCACCTTTATCAATTAGAAAAATACCTTCTGTTGGAGAAAAAACATATCAAATTTTAAGAAATTTAGGGATCGAAAAAGTAAAAGTAATTCAAGAAATGCCAGTAGAAATGTTGGTTAGTGTTCTGGGTTTAAATGGAAGAACAATTTGGAAGCGTGCCAACGGAATTGACAATCCTCCTTTAATTCCGTTTCATGAAAGAAAATCTATTTCTACAGAACGCACTTTTAATAAAGATACTATTGATATGAAAAAGCTGTCTCAAACTATTTTTGCAATGGCAGAAAATTTAGCATACCAACTTAGAAAGGGAGATAAATTAGCAGCTGTGATTGTTATAAAAATTAGATATTCAGATTTTAACACCTATACAAAACAAGTTAAAATACCGTATACAAGTGCAGATCACATTATTATCCCAACAGTTGTAGCGCTTTTTAAAAAGTTGTATCAAAGACGCTTGTTAATTCGGTTGGTAGGGGTAAAGATTACAGATATTGTTAGTGGTAGTTATCAAATTAATTTATTTGATGATTCAGAGCAAATGCTCGATTTATATAATGCTATGGATGCCATTAGAAATAAGTATGGAGCGTTAAGTGTTACAAGAGCTGCGGCTATGGGCGCAAAATCTATTGGGCGTTTTAGCAATCCTTTTAATGGGGAACCACCAGCGCTTTTAGCACATAGAAAACAATAA
- a CDS encoding DNA polymerase III subunit alpha: protein MYLNCHSYYSLRYGTFSEVELLKLAKENHVDTIALTDINNTSACLNFIQQAQKFNIKPVVGVDFRNGNTQQFIALAKSNKGFENINRYLSTFLASKNPIPDQPEFLEDVFIIYPFEKTLELNLTSFKENEFVGISVAEINKLRFSYLKKYTDKLVVQQQVTIRNKKDFNAHRLLRAIDNNTLLSKLRTSAQCLETDKMYTAAVLHDYFKEFPSIIENTSTLLEHCNNTPHSTTAAHCSGVQFGFGSDRENQNKQYYCDSFEEDCTMLLELCHTKINRRYKKVTQKVTDRLQKELKVIIELKFVSFFLINYDIVNYAKSKGYFHVGRGSGANSIVAYIIGITDVDPIELDLYFERFINPFRASPPDFDIDFSWKDRDDVTSYIFKRFKNTALLATYNTFKYRAVIRELGKVFGLPKEEIDKLSTASKQQKMLLKQASTTHKKTVPAQSNSSATVYQQQEIDSIAKLVLTYGKFIEGFPNYVSVHSAGILILDKPIHYYSATNLPPKGYPTVQFDMNIADDVGVFKFDILGQRGLAKIKEALEIIKKNRPNAPPIDITDVEKFKKDANINHLLKTGGAIGAYYVESPAMRGLMQKLQTQDYLGLVAASSIIRPGVSGSGMKDEFIKRHRYPEKRKEANPILLAIMPETYGVMVYQEDVMKVASKFADLTLGEADILRRGMSGKYRSLEEFKAVEDKFVSNCKKKGHKEALIFEVWNQIKSFAGYAFAKGHSASYAVESYQSLFLKCYYPIEFMVAVLNNGGGFYSAAHYIHEARMKGAIIALPCINKSNHPNSVIDTSIYLGFGYLKSLEYLVIKRFLTERQLYGEFTSLDNFIERVVISIEQLTILIRIDGFRFTGKSKTQLLWEAIFKLNATKQKTKQAQLFKIEHTKYELPKLASHWIENVYDEMELLGFTIHDYFKLVAAPYLPSIKAREMIAYTNENVLIYGLLVTTRYNKTSQGKLMRLSTFVDQEGHYFDAVHFTDVLDLYPINGIGIYACYGKITNRYDFCSMHIITSKKMGIVVDPRC, encoded by the coding sequence ATGTATTTAAACTGTCACTCATATTACTCTTTACGCTATGGTACCTTTTCTGAGGTAGAATTGTTAAAGCTTGCAAAAGAAAATCATGTTGATACGATTGCACTTACAGATATCAACAATACATCTGCATGTTTAAATTTTATTCAACAAGCTCAAAAATTCAATATAAAACCTGTTGTTGGAGTCGATTTTAGAAATGGCAATACCCAACAGTTTATTGCATTAGCAAAAAGTAACAAAGGTTTTGAAAACATAAATAGGTATTTGTCTACCTTTTTAGCATCTAAAAACCCCATTCCAGATCAACCAGAATTTTTAGAAGATGTTTTTATTATTTATCCTTTTGAAAAAACATTAGAATTAAACTTAACGTCTTTTAAGGAAAATGAATTTGTTGGTATTTCTGTTGCTGAAATTAATAAACTCCGATTTTCATATTTAAAAAAATATACGGATAAATTGGTGGTACAACAACAAGTTACCATTCGAAATAAAAAGGATTTTAATGCACACAGATTGTTACGTGCAATAGATAACAATACCTTATTAAGTAAACTACGAACATCAGCGCAGTGCCTAGAAACAGATAAGATGTACACTGCAGCTGTTTTGCATGACTATTTTAAAGAGTTTCCTTCTATAATTGAAAATACCAGTACACTTTTAGAGCACTGTAATAATACACCACACAGCACTACAGCCGCGCATTGCAGCGGTGTTCAATTTGGGTTTGGCAGTGATCGGGAAAATCAAAATAAGCAATACTATTGCGATAGCTTTGAAGAAGATTGCACAATGTTATTAGAGCTTTGCCATACAAAGATCAACAGAAGATATAAAAAGGTAACACAAAAAGTTACAGATAGACTTCAAAAAGAATTGAAAGTTATTATTGAATTAAAATTTGTTTCCTTTTTTTTAATCAATTATGACATTGTCAATTATGCAAAAAGTAAAGGATATTTTCATGTGGGTAGGGGCAGTGGTGCCAATAGTATTGTTGCCTATATTATTGGCATTACAGATGTAGATCCTATTGAATTAGATTTGTATTTCGAGCGATTTATAAATCCATTTAGAGCATCTCCACCCGATTTTGATATTGATTTTTCATGGAAAGACAGAGATGATGTTACCAGTTATATTTTTAAACGTTTTAAAAACACCGCACTTTTAGCGACTTACAATACTTTTAAATACAGAGCTGTAATTAGAGAGTTAGGAAAGGTTTTTGGGCTTCCAAAAGAAGAAATTGACAAGCTGAGTACCGCATCAAAACAACAAAAAATGCTTCTTAAACAGGCGTCTACTACTCATAAGAAGACAGTGCCAGCGCAGTCGAATAGCAGTGCTACAGTGTATCAACAACAAGAAATAGACAGCATTGCAAAGTTGGTTTTAACGTATGGAAAGTTCATAGAAGGGTTTCCAAATTATGTAAGTGTGCATTCGGCAGGCATCTTAATTTTAGACAAACCCATTCATTATTATTCTGCAACAAATCTTCCGCCAAAAGGATATCCTACTGTGCAGTTTGATATGAACATTGCAGACGATGTAGGTGTTTTTAAATTTGATATTTTAGGGCAACGGGGTTTGGCAAAAATTAAAGAAGCACTTGAGATTATAAAAAAGAACAGACCCAATGCCCCTCCAATAGATATTACAGATGTAGAAAAATTTAAAAAGGATGCAAATATTAATCACTTATTAAAAACGGGTGGTGCCATTGGTGCTTATTATGTGGAGTCTCCTGCAATGCGGGGTTTGATGCAGAAATTACAAACACAAGATTATTTGGGTTTGGTGGCTGCGAGTTCAATTATTAGACCTGGCGTTTCTGGATCTGGAATGAAAGATGAGTTTATTAAAAGACATCGCTATCCAGAAAAAAGAAAAGAAGCAAACCCTATTTTATTAGCGATTATGCCAGAAACTTATGGTGTAATGGTGTATCAAGAAGATGTTATGAAAGTGGCTAGCAAGTTTGCAGATTTAACATTGGGTGAAGCCGATATTTTAAGACGGGGAATGAGTGGAAAATATCGTTCTCTTGAAGAATTTAAAGCAGTGGAAGATAAGTTTGTTTCAAATTGTAAGAAAAAAGGACATAAAGAGGCACTAATTTTTGAAGTTTGGAATCAGATTAAAAGTTTTGCAGGATATGCTTTTGCAAAAGGGCATTCTGCATCGTATGCTGTAGAAAGTTATCAGAGTTTATTTTTAAAATGCTATTATCCTATAGAATTTATGGTAGCAGTTTTAAACAATGGCGGCGGTTTTTATTCTGCTGCGCATTATATTCATGAAGCCAGAATGAAAGGTGCTATTATAGCGTTGCCTTGCATTAATAAAAGCAATCATCCAAATAGCGTTATTGATACCTCTATTTATTTAGGGTTTGGGTATTTAAAAAGTTTAGAATATTTGGTTATTAAACGGTTCTTAACAGAACGGCAATTGTATGGAGAATTTACATCGCTAGATAATTTTATAGAGCGTGTTGTTATCAGCATAGAACAGCTTACTATTTTAATTAGAATAGATGGATTTCGATTTACAGGAAAATCGAAAACGCAATTATTATGGGAAGCGATATTTAAATTAAATGCCACCAAACAAAAGACAAAACAAGCACAGCTTTTTAAAATTGAGCATACAAAATATGAGTTGCCAAAATTAGCATCTCATTGGATTGAAAATGTGTATGACGAAATGGAATTATTAGGATTTACAATTCACGATTACTTTAAACTAGTTGCAGCCCCTTATTTACCGAGTATAAAAGCAAGAGAAATGATTGCTTATACGAATGAGAATGTTTTAATATATGGTTTGTTGGTTACTACGAGATACAACAAAACTTCACAGGGTAAATTAATGCGATTAAGCACGTTTGTTGATCAAGAGGGCCATTATTTTGATGCAGTTCATTTTACCGATGTGCTAGACTTGTATCCTATAAATGGAATTGGTATTTACGCTTGTTATGGTAAAATTACAAATCGATATGATTTTTGTAGTATGCATATTATTACCTCTAAGAAGATGGGTATTGTTGTAGATCCGAGATGTTGA
- a CDS encoding tyrosine-type recombinase/integrase codes for MDNTPIIYQPLKNAKRIKIHIPYELKELRDVFKKINTTFWHPNQKLWSIMYTEENVALIKNIFGKNYKTVNEVTPTPIEKRPLNQYAIEQLFRLEKALVLKKYSASSVRTYKNMFSVFLTKFSNKDISIITKEEIEGFVYELITKNKIGESYQNQLINAIKAYYEHVLKLPREYYEIQRPKKAVSIPNVLSKEEVLKIIQHPKNIKHKAILWTIYSAGLRISEVLNLRIIDIHSKEGYLFVKDSKGKKDRKTILSNHLVVLLRTYFKKEKPSYWLFEGQTGGKYSTTSVRAIFRKAVAETNSNPWATVHTLRHSFATHCIENNVNLRYLQNMLGHNSPKTTEIYTKTIHINNKNIESPLDNMLKNVNFKT; via the coding sequence TTGGATAATACACCAATTATTTATCAGCCTTTAAAGAATGCAAAACGCATTAAAATTCATATCCCTTATGAACTAAAGGAACTACGCGATGTTTTTAAGAAAATTAACACCACTTTTTGGCATCCCAATCAAAAATTATGGTCTATTATGTATACAGAAGAAAACGTGGCACTGATAAAAAATATTTTTGGTAAAAACTATAAAACAGTAAATGAGGTAACGCCTACCCCTATTGAAAAAAGACCGCTTAACCAATATGCAATCGAACAGCTTTTTAGATTGGAAAAAGCGTTAGTTTTAAAAAAGTATAGTGCCTCGAGTGTGCGAACCTACAAGAATATGTTTAGTGTTTTTTTAACAAAATTTTCTAACAAAGATATTAGCATAATAACCAAAGAGGAAATAGAGGGTTTTGTTTATGAATTAATTACAAAAAATAAAATTGGAGAGAGTTATCAAAATCAACTTATAAACGCTATTAAAGCGTATTATGAACACGTTTTAAAACTACCTAGAGAGTATTATGAAATACAACGTCCAAAAAAAGCGGTAAGCATACCAAACGTATTAAGTAAAGAAGAAGTTTTAAAAATTATACAGCATCCTAAAAACATTAAGCACAAAGCCATTTTATGGACTATTTATAGTGCTGGACTTCGAATTTCTGAGGTCTTAAATTTGAGAATTATAGATATTCATTCTAAAGAAGGATACTTATTTGTAAAGGATAGTAAAGGAAAAAAAGATCGAAAAACTATTTTATCAAATCATTTAGTAGTGTTATTACGTACCTATTTTAAGAAAGAAAAACCATCTTACTGGTTGTTTGAAGGACAAACAGGCGGAAAATACAGTACTACAAGTGTACGCGCTATTTTTAGAAAAGCAGTAGCAGAAACGAACTCTAATCCTTGGGCAACGGTGCATACCTTGCGTCATTCGTTTGCTACACATTGTATAGAAAACAATGTAAATTTAAGGTATTTACAGAATATGCTAGGGCATAACTCTCCGAAAACTACAGAAATCTATACCAAAACAATTCATATTAATAATAAAAATATCGAAAGTCCTTTGGACAATATGCTGAAAAACGTTAATTTTAAAACATAA
- a CDS encoding ATP-binding cassette domain-containing protein: MKKNKLEIDSVLFEVKKNQILNNVYLKLEAGTITALLGRNGSGKSSLFKIILGIIKPREKSLRINDVSFFNKNPSNKDILYLSQNNFIPKKLKIKTVFNFFKLDFFDFEESFPEFKNISKNCLGTLSGGERRIIETYLILKSESKFAILDEPFSQIMPVHVQKIKNLIIQSKEKKGILISDHLYEHIKDISDEIYLVANKKVYLTKEKTDLIRLGYLRK, from the coding sequence ATGAAGAAAAATAAATTAGAAATTGATAGTGTTTTATTTGAAGTTAAAAAGAATCAAATATTAAACAATGTATACTTAAAACTTGAGGCAGGAACTATTACAGCTTTATTAGGAAGAAATGGTTCGGGAAAATCCTCTTTATTCAAAATAATTTTAGGAATTATCAAACCAAGAGAAAAATCATTACGGATTAACGACGTTTCTTTTTTCAATAAAAATCCGTCAAATAAAGATATCTTATATTTATCTCAAAACAATTTTATTCCAAAAAAACTGAAAATAAAAACAGTATTCAATTTTTTTAAATTAGATTTTTTTGATTTTGAAGAATCTTTTCCCGAATTTAAAAACATATCAAAAAATTGTTTAGGAACATTATCGGGAGGAGAAAGAAGAATTATTGAAACATATCTCATTTTAAAATCGGAATCAAAATTTGCAATACTTGATGAGCCCTTTTCTCAAATTATGCCTGTTCACGTTCAAAAAATCAAGAATTTAATTATTCAATCTAAAGAAAAAAAAGGAATATTAATTTCAGACCATTTATATGAACATATCAAGGATATAAGTGATGAAATTTACTTGGTAGCTAATAAAAAGGTTTATTTAACAAAAGAAAAAACTGATTTAATTAGGTTAGGCTACTTAAGAAAATAA
- a CDS encoding choice-of-anchor tandem repeat GloVer-containing protein: protein MKKILLLLVIILSSCEKNITNIYEYEEPLGTGLYMYGTTYEGGANGLGTIYRVDQNGQNIQKLFDFTTTTGGNPTAGLTLAGNGKLYGFTNSDGQIVNAGAVFATGSFYEFDPLTNDLQVIQYFDDLSPTGYLHNISPLLHTNGLLYSTSEITGMGDDGKIWSYDINTSTISILDTLDANIYGPNKSKLMEASDAHIYFTTASGSKNGYGAIIRFNTATDSLEVVYASPGGFPNSNQFEGASNNTLFEASDGYLYGASKLGGANNKGNLFKIDKNGNNYQNLWSFEWIVAIEGWDPQGGFIEKNGFLYSATAQHNQQDANSGAFYKVELATGNLTFTNFLDFEGYRPIGTFIESSNGRFYITCSGGTITDGSIVEYNPLNGNITQRHDFNIGNNGVNPLRNSLCLVDLGAL, encoded by the coding sequence ATGAAAAAAATCTTACTACTTTTAGTTATTATATTGAGCTCATGCGAAAAAAATATTACTAACATATATGAATATGAAGAACCTTTAGGAACAGGTTTGTACATGTATGGTACCACATATGAGGGAGGAGCAAATGGTCTTGGAACTATTTATAGAGTTGATCAAAATGGTCAAAACATTCAGAAACTATTTGATTTCACAACCACAACTGGAGGTAATCCCACGGCAGGTTTAACATTAGCTGGTAACGGTAAACTTTACGGATTTACAAACTCTGATGGACAAATTGTTAATGCCGGAGCAGTATTTGCCACAGGTTCTTTTTATGAATTTGATCCTCTAACAAATGATCTGCAAGTAATACAATACTTCGATGATTTATCTCCGACAGGGTACTTGCACAATATCAGCCCATTACTTCACACTAATGGTTTATTGTATTCCACTAGTGAAATAACAGGTATGGGTGATGATGGAAAAATTTGGTCTTATGATATAAATACGAGTACAATTTCAATTTTAGACACTTTAGATGCCAATATATATGGCCCAAATAAAAGTAAATTAATGGAGGCATCTGATGCTCATATATACTTCACAACGGCTAGTGGCTCAAAAAACGGTTATGGTGCAATAATTAGATTTAACACTGCTACAGACTCGCTTGAGGTAGTTTATGCATCGCCTGGAGGTTTCCCCAACAGTAATCAATTTGAAGGGGCTAGCAATAATACATTATTTGAAGCTTCAGATGGCTACCTTTATGGTGCTTCAAAATTAGGTGGAGCTAATAATAAAGGAAACCTTTTTAAAATTGATAAAAATGGTAATAACTATCAAAACCTTTGGAGTTTTGAATGGATTGTAGCAATTGAAGGTTGGGATCCACAAGGTGGTTTTATAGAAAAAAATGGTTTCTTATATTCAGCTACTGCACAACACAATCAACAAGATGCCAATTCAGGTGCGTTTTATAAGGTAGAGCTGGCAACAGGAAACCTTACATTTACTAACTTCCTAGATTTTGAAGGGTATAGACCAATAGGAACATTTATAGAATCATCAAACGGAAGGTTTTATATAACCTGTTCTGGTGGTACTATTACCGATGGTAGCATTGTTGAATATAATCCCTTAAATGGCAATATAACTCAAAGACATGATTTTAATATAGGGAATAATGGAGTAAACCCACTGCGAAACTCTCTATGCCTTGTAGACTTAGGAGCACTTTAG